A single Nisaea sp. DNA region contains:
- a CDS encoding heme ABC transporter ATP-binding protein translates to MLEAQGVTVSFGKTTVLRDVSLRVRPGELVALCGPNGAGKSTLLAAMAGDFQPERGQVFIEGAIITGLPPAELARRRAVLEQSPSLSAGFSVGELLALSIPRDVPPEQADALISRKLHSVGLADRIGDNCQILSGGQRHRAHLARVLVQLAASDNPDTGYLMLDEPTSSLDIAHQITTMRIARRVAREGAGVLVVLHDLNLAAAFADRVALMHDGRMVADGPGAEIFTADRLSAIYETEIAVEREDGQAPRILPVYGPDAHANPEL, encoded by the coding sequence ATGCTTGAAGCCCAGGGGGTCACCGTCAGCTTCGGCAAGACGACCGTGCTGCGCGACGTGAGCCTGCGGGTCCGGCCGGGCGAGCTGGTCGCCCTGTGCGGCCCGAACGGGGCCGGCAAATCGACCCTGCTCGCCGCCATGGCAGGCGACTTTCAGCCCGAACGCGGGCAGGTCTTCATTGAGGGTGCGATCATCACGGGGCTGCCGCCGGCGGAGCTGGCCCGCCGCCGGGCGGTGCTGGAGCAATCGCCGTCGCTCTCCGCCGGGTTCAGCGTGGGTGAGTTGCTGGCGCTTTCCATCCCGCGCGACGTGCCGCCGGAGCAGGCCGACGCGCTGATTTCCAGGAAACTGCATTCCGTTGGCCTGGCCGACCGGATCGGCGACAATTGCCAGATCCTCTCCGGCGGCCAGCGCCACCGGGCCCATCTGGCCCGGGTGCTCGTACAGCTCGCCGCTTCCGATAATCCGGACACAGGCTATCTGATGCTGGACGAGCCGACATCGAGCCTCGACATCGCGCACCAGATCACCACCATGCGCATCGCCCGCAGGGTGGCCCGCGAGGGGGCGGGGGTGCTGGTGGTGCTGCACGACCTGAACCTCGCCGCCGCCTTCGCCGACCGGGTGGCGCTGATGCATGACGGACGCATGGTCGCGGACGGGCCGGGGGCGGAGATCTTCACAGCCGACCGTCTGAGTGCCATCTATGAGACGGAAATCGCCGTTGAACGGGAGGACGGACAGGCGCCGCGCATCCTCCCCGTCTATGGCCCGGACGCGCATGCCAACCCGGAGCTTTAG
- a CDS encoding antibiotic biosynthesis monooxygenase family protein has product MYIAMNRFKVTKGSEEDFETVWKTRDSQLDQVPGFVEFRLLKGPEAEDHTLYASHTLWKDHDAFVAWTKSDHFRKAHANAGNADRKPLYQGHPQFEGFETVQKL; this is encoded by the coding sequence ATGTATATCGCCATGAACCGCTTCAAGGTCACCAAGGGCTCGGAAGAGGATTTCGAGACCGTCTGGAAGACCCGCGACTCCCAGCTCGACCAGGTGCCCGGCTTCGTCGAGTTCCGCCTGCTCAAGGGCCCCGAAGCCGAAGACCACACGCTGTACGCCTCGCACACGCTCTGGAAGGACCACGACGCCTTCGTCGCCTGGACAAAATCCGACCATTTCCGCAAGGCCCACGCCAACGCAGGCAACGCCGACCGGAAACCCCTTTATCAGGGCCACCCGCAGTTCGAAGGTTTCGAGACGGTGCAGAAGCTCTGA
- a CDS encoding malonic semialdehyde reductase, whose translation MTNEIKAAQEEVAVLRSRISTLGADGIDLLFRKARSHNKWTDAPITDDQIRRLYELVRMGPTANNGCPARYLFIRTGENKAKLAECVAPGNKPKVLSAPVTAIIGYDTAYYENFDRLFPHKPEYKDMFASDPKKAEAAAFRNSSLQGAYLILAARALGLDTGPMSGFDNAAVDKAFFAETTIRSNFLCCLGTADLTGLFQRLPRLQFDEVCELL comes from the coding sequence ATGACAAACGAGATCAAGGCGGCCCAGGAAGAGGTCGCGGTACTTCGGTCACGGATCTCCACCCTCGGCGCCGACGGGATCGACCTCCTCTTCCGCAAGGCGCGCTCACATAACAAATGGACCGACGCGCCGATCACGGACGATCAGATCAGGCGGCTCTATGAGCTCGTGCGTATGGGGCCGACCGCAAACAATGGATGCCCCGCACGTTACCTCTTCATTCGGACCGGCGAGAACAAGGCGAAGCTGGCAGAATGTGTCGCCCCGGGCAACAAGCCGAAGGTCCTGAGCGCGCCGGTGACCGCGATCATTGGATATGACACGGCCTACTACGAGAATTTCGATCGGCTGTTTCCGCACAAGCCGGAATACAAGGACATGTTCGCGTCGGATCCGAAAAAGGCCGAAGCGGCCGCCTTCCGCAACAGTTCCCTGCAAGGCGCCTATCTCATACTGGCGGCTCGCGCGCTCGGCCTAGATACCGGGCCGATGTCCGGCTTCGACAATGCCGCGGTGGACAAAGCGTTCTTCGCGGAGACCACGATCCGCTCCAACTTCCTATGCTGCCTCGGCACTGCCGACCTGACCGGCCTGTTCCAGCGCCTGCCAAGACTGCAGTTTGACGAGGTATGTGAACTCTTGTAA
- a CDS encoding dioxygenase, whose translation MRNVDKKTITQAFMNYCAADTEPRLRLILERLVHHLHAFAKETELTHEEWRKGIELLTRTGDITDEHRNEFVLFSDLFGLSSLVDMIHSAGDATPSSVLGPFHVLGAPLLPVGGDLIQENEGDPLVVSGRVKNAKGQILAGAELEIWQTAANALYSSQDENQSEYNLRARQVVGEDGRYCFSTVRPVPYEVPTDGPGGELLRATGRHAWRPSHLHIIVKADGHRSLVTELFPDDDPYLDEDAVFGVREGIVMHYELHDSRDDLPDDLAIGETIATPYLMVDFDFVLADA comes from the coding sequence ATGAGAAATGTCGACAAAAAAACCATCACCCAGGCCTTCATGAATTATTGCGCGGCCGACACTGAGCCCAGACTGCGCTTAATCCTCGAGCGGCTGGTGCATCACCTGCACGCCTTCGCGAAGGAAACGGAGCTCACGCATGAGGAATGGCGCAAGGGGATCGAGCTGCTGACGCGCACCGGAGACATTACGGACGAACATCGCAACGAGTTCGTACTGTTCTCCGACCTGTTCGGCCTCTCCTCGCTGGTCGACATGATCCACTCGGCCGGCGATGCCACTCCGTCCAGCGTGCTTGGGCCGTTCCATGTACTCGGCGCGCCGTTGCTCCCGGTCGGCGGCGATCTCATCCAGGAAAATGAAGGCGACCCGCTCGTCGTCAGCGGACGCGTGAAGAACGCAAAAGGACAGATTCTTGCCGGAGCGGAACTCGAAATATGGCAGACCGCGGCCAATGCACTCTATTCCAGCCAGGACGAGAACCAGTCAGAGTACAACCTGCGCGCCCGCCAGGTTGTCGGCGAGGACGGCCGCTACTGTTTCTCGACCGTCCGTCCCGTGCCCTACGAGGTTCCGACCGACGGTCCGGGCGGCGAGTTGCTGCGCGCGACCGGCCGGCATGCCTGGCGTCCTTCTCACCTCCACATCATCGTCAAGGCAGACGGCCATCGCAGCCTCGTCACGGAGCTGTTCCCGGACGACGACCCCTACCTCGACGAGGACGCGGTATTCGGTGTCCGGGAAGGAATTGTCATGCATTACGAGCTGCATGACTCCCGGGACGATTTGCCTGACGACCTCGCGATCGGCGAGACCATCGCCACGCCCTACCTGATGGTCGATTTCGATTTTGTGCTCGCAGACGCGTAA
- a CDS encoding TRAP transporter large permease, with translation MSPFEIGTISILLIVGLIYVGLYVPIALGVVSFIGIWLIRDNATLSMNLLKIAISDSVTEYAFATIPLFTFMGLVVSRAGLGTDIYSVMNRVFGRMQGGVGMATVGANAMFAAVTGSSIASASVFTRVSVPEMLRLNYNPRFAVGVVAGSSVLGMIIPPSAMLIIYSFVAEQSVGHMFIAGIVPGLLLAAAFVLAIAIMARATPGFVGGTAGENGLMRWGVITRRTLPVLSLIALVLGGIYAGFFTPVEAGAVGAAAALLLAVLARRMSLRAFWQTLIETGHITANILFLITAASMYSRMLGFAGLPNELGAILEASQLDFFWVMVAYVLLMLFLGTLLDTASIILIVVPLFLPLVEPMGMSLIWFGIVTVIGAEIGLLTPPLGLSCFTIKATLNDQRIALKDVFIGALPFALVMLVVLILIIRFPILSTGLLP, from the coding sequence ATGAGTCCGTTCGAGATCGGAACGATTTCAATCCTGCTGATCGTGGGCCTCATCTATGTCGGCCTCTATGTTCCGATCGCTCTCGGCGTGGTTTCCTTCATCGGGATCTGGCTTATCCGCGACAACGCCACCCTTTCCATGAATCTTCTGAAGATCGCCATCTCGGACAGCGTGACCGAGTACGCGTTCGCAACGATCCCGCTCTTCACCTTCATGGGGCTCGTGGTTTCGCGCGCCGGTCTCGGGACCGATATCTACTCGGTGATGAACCGGGTCTTCGGCCGCATGCAGGGCGGGGTCGGCATGGCGACGGTCGGCGCCAATGCCATGTTCGCCGCCGTAACCGGTTCCTCGATTGCGTCCGCTTCGGTTTTCACTAGAGTCTCGGTCCCGGAGATGCTCCGGCTCAACTACAATCCGCGCTTCGCCGTCGGCGTGGTCGCCGGCTCGTCTGTCCTTGGCATGATCATCCCGCCGAGCGCCATGCTGATCATCTATTCCTTCGTCGCCGAGCAATCCGTCGGCCACATGTTCATCGCCGGCATCGTTCCCGGCCTGCTGCTGGCCGCCGCCTTCGTGCTGGCCATCGCCATCATGGCCCGGGCGACGCCGGGCTTCGTCGGCGGGACCGCGGGCGAGAACGGCCTCATGCGCTGGGGCGTCATTACCCGCAGGACGCTGCCTGTATTGTCGCTGATCGCGCTGGTTCTCGGCGGCATTTATGCCGGTTTCTTCACTCCGGTGGAGGCCGGGGCGGTCGGGGCGGCCGCGGCCCTGCTGCTCGCCGTCCTGGCACGACGCATGAGTTTGCGCGCCTTCTGGCAGACCCTGATTGAAACCGGGCACATCACAGCGAACATCCTGTTCCTGATCACCGCCGCGTCGATGTATAGCCGTATGCTTGGCTTTGCCGGTTTGCCGAACGAACTGGGCGCGATCCTGGAAGCCAGTCAGCTCGACTTCTTCTGGGTGATGGTGGCCTACGTGCTACTGATGCTGTTTCTCGGGACCTTGCTGGACACGGCCTCGATCATCCTCATCGTGGTGCCGCTTTTCCTGCCTCTGGTCGAACCGATGGGCATGAGCCTGATATGGTTCGGCATCGTCACAGTCATCGGGGCCGAGATCGGATTGCTGACCCCTCCGCTCGGCCTCTCCTGCTTTACAATCAAGGCAACGTTGAACGATCAGCGCATTGCCCTGAAGGACGTCTTCATCGGCGCCCTTCCATTCGCCCTCGTCATGCTGGTGGTGCTGATCCTGATCATCAGGTTCCCGATCCTGAGCACAGGCCTGTTGCCGTGA
- a CDS encoding TRAP transporter small permease subunit has protein sequence MNLSKRAIESVSEGVNRITVLSNAFGSLFVLFLVAAVIVDVVARGVFHAPLKGSVELVEFSVVFIVFLQLPDVVRVGRLTRSDGLLRALDNRAPRISTWIRRALDSIGAVLMALIAITMYPEVLEAWETGHYVGTPGVFTAPAWPIKLAIFFGAAMCCMRWTLNVVQSRTGAES, from the coding sequence ATGAACCTTTCCAAGAGAGCGATCGAGAGCGTGTCGGAAGGCGTCAACAGGATCACCGTCCTGTCGAACGCCTTCGGCTCGCTCTTCGTTCTGTTCCTAGTCGCCGCGGTTATCGTCGATGTCGTTGCCCGCGGCGTCTTTCACGCCCCTCTCAAGGGGAGCGTAGAGCTGGTGGAGTTTTCCGTGGTCTTCATCGTGTTCCTGCAATTGCCCGACGTGGTGCGTGTGGGCAGACTGACCCGTTCCGACGGTCTCCTGCGTGCCCTCGACAACCGCGCTCCGCGGATCAGTACCTGGATCAGGCGCGCGCTTGACTCGATCGGTGCCGTCCTCATGGCGCTCATTGCAATCACCATGTACCCCGAAGTTCTGGAAGCTTGGGAAACCGGTCACTATGTCGGAACGCCCGGCGTCTTCACCGCCCCGGCCTGGCCGATCAAGCTGGCAATCTTTTTTGGCGCCGCGATGTGCTGCATGAGATGGACACTGAACGTTGTCCAGTCGCGAACGGGAGCCGAGTCATGA
- a CDS encoding C4-dicarboxylate TRAP transporter substrate-binding protein, with product MTNLKSLLARTATAALFLTAAAATPALAVETIKMIAIDGYPARAMWVKEFSGYFLPEVNKRLAAKGNYKIEWQEAYGGAIVKPKGVLEGIKLGLGDIGVVTTVFHSSKLPLQGIAFVTPFISSDAGVVAKAVDEIAAEFPQMGEAFEKQNQVLLANGVVLDSYQVFSRDQVNGIADMNGKKVAGAGYNLRYLEGVGAAGVRGGLTNFYNMLQTGVVDQAMLWPEAAKTFKIGEVAPYMLKANLGAVNTKSVTINMDTWKKLPEEVRAVLKAVAADYRDRIAGIAMERAAASEQKFFADGGTIVELSAEQRATWAMAMPNIAAEWAEELEAKGIPAKDMLRAYMAKLKAAGQPATRDWTADLK from the coding sequence ATGACAAATCTGAAATCGCTTCTTGCGAGAACTGCAACTGCAGCCCTGTTCCTGACCGCTGCCGCCGCGACGCCGGCACTTGCGGTCGAAACGATCAAGATGATCGCGATCGACGGCTATCCGGCGCGCGCGATGTGGGTCAAGGAGTTCTCGGGCTACTTCCTTCCGGAAGTCAACAAACGCCTCGCCGCGAAGGGCAACTACAAGATCGAGTGGCAAGAAGCCTATGGCGGCGCCATCGTGAAGCCGAAAGGCGTTCTTGAAGGCATCAAACTCGGGCTCGGCGACATAGGTGTCGTGACGACCGTGTTCCACAGCTCGAAACTGCCGCTTCAGGGAATTGCCTTCGTTACACCGTTCATCAGCTCCGATGCTGGTGTTGTGGCCAAGGCGGTTGACGAGATCGCCGCCGAATTCCCGCAAATGGGCGAAGCGTTCGAAAAGCAGAATCAGGTTCTGCTCGCCAACGGCGTGGTTCTTGACAGCTATCAGGTCTTCTCGCGGGACCAGGTGAACGGGATCGCCGACATGAACGGCAAGAAGGTGGCAGGTGCAGGCTACAATCTGCGCTACCTCGAGGGCGTTGGCGCGGCGGGCGTGCGCGGCGGCCTGACCAATTTCTACAACATGCTGCAGACCGGCGTCGTGGATCAGGCAATGCTGTGGCCCGAAGCCGCGAAGACCTTCAAGATCGGCGAGGTCGCGCCTTATATGCTCAAAGCCAATCTCGGTGCGGTCAACACGAAGTCCGTCACGATCAATATGGACACCTGGAAGAAACTCCCCGAGGAGGTTCGGGCCGTCCTCAAAGCAGTTGCGGCCGATTATCGCGACCGCATAGCCGGCATCGCGATGGAGAGAGCTGCAGCCAGTGAACAGAAGTTCTTCGCCGATGGGGGAACGATCGTCGAACTGTCAGCGGAACAACGGGCGACATGGGCCATGGCCATGCCGAACATTGCAGCCGAGTGGGCGGAAGAGCTGGAAGCCAAGGGCATTCCGGCCAAAGACATGCTGCGTGCCTACATGGCGAAACTGAAGGCGGCGGGCCAACCCGCGACCCGTGACTGGACGGCCGACCTGAAGTAA
- a CDS encoding OsmC family protein, translating into MKITPKMTVTTSVFGAGVSHSRTDISVRDVASVIDEPEVRGGTNAGPAPTETALAALAGCTNVIANKCAAKLDVDIGYLSISIDCLFDRRGVTLTEEIDVPFRSIEMVVEADGSASEKDLARVAAEVAKFCPVAKLFRQAGTKIDELWKKAET; encoded by the coding sequence ATGAAGATCACGCCGAAAATGACCGTCACGACTTCCGTTTTCGGCGCTGGAGTTTCCCACTCGCGTACCGATATCTCGGTACGCGACGTGGCTAGCGTGATCGACGAGCCGGAGGTCCGTGGCGGCACCAATGCCGGTCCGGCACCTACGGAAACCGCGCTTGCCGCACTTGCCGGGTGCACGAACGTGATCGCCAATAAATGTGCCGCCAAACTCGATGTGGATATCGGCTATCTCTCTATTTCGATCGACTGCCTGTTCGACCGGCGGGGGGTCACACTGACCGAGGAGATCGATGTTCCTTTCAGGAGCATTGAGATGGTGGTCGAGGCAGACGGCAGCGCGAGCGAAAAAGACTTGGCCCGGGTCGCGGCTGAGGTCGCCAAATTCTGCCCGGTCGCGAAGCTGTTCCGTCAAGCCGGCACCAAAATCGACGAACTATGGAAGAAAGCCGAAACCTAG
- a CDS encoding fumarylacetoacetate hydrolase family protein, with protein sequence MRVFCFNKLGTPTLGARLGDKSVDLSIAAPDLPRDMLSLIRAGAGAMETARTAVEEASETLDTSALEFCVPIADPPKVLCVGRNYAAHAKEGGAEPPTYPDIFMRSRLSLIPHNAPIIRPKLSGNLDYECELLIVIGKTARNVTEEDALDCIVGYSLFNDATLRDYQRRTTQWTIGKNFDGTGPIGPEIVTPDELPAGCVGLQIQTRLNGEVMQNANTSDMIFPVAKTISLLSQTMTLEPGDLIATGTPEGVGYARKPPVWMKDGDVVEIEVEGIGILRNPIADER encoded by the coding sequence ATGAGGGTTTTCTGCTTCAACAAACTCGGAACCCCGACGCTCGGGGCAAGGCTTGGCGACAAATCCGTCGACCTTTCGATCGCAGCTCCGGACCTGCCCCGAGACATGCTGTCGCTGATCCGGGCCGGAGCGGGCGCGATGGAGACGGCAAGGACCGCGGTCGAGGAAGCGAGCGAAACCCTGGATACCAGCGCGCTCGAATTCTGTGTTCCGATCGCCGATCCTCCGAAAGTCCTCTGCGTCGGCCGGAACTACGCAGCCCACGCCAAGGAAGGCGGGGCGGAGCCGCCGACCTATCCCGACATTTTCATGCGCAGCCGCCTCTCGCTGATACCGCACAATGCGCCGATCATCCGCCCGAAACTGTCGGGAAATCTGGACTATGAGTGCGAATTGCTGATCGTAATCGGCAAGACGGCGCGCAACGTGACCGAGGAAGACGCCCTCGACTGCATCGTCGGCTACTCCCTCTTCAACGATGCGACGCTCCGCGACTATCAGCGCCGCACGACCCAATGGACGATCGGGAAGAATTTCGACGGAACCGGCCCGATCGGCCCAGAAATCGTGACACCGGACGAATTGCCTGCCGGTTGTGTCGGCCTGCAGATCCAGACCCGTCTGAACGGCGAAGTGATGCAGAACGCGAACACGTCAGACATGATTTTTCCGGTGGCGAAGACGATCTCGCTGCTGAGCCAGACCATGACCCTGGAGCCCGGCGACCTGATCGCGACCGGAACGCCGGAAGGTGTCGGCTATGCTCGCAAGCCCCCGGTCTGGATGAAAGATGGGGATGTCGTCGAAATCGAGGTCGAAGGCATCGGCATACTCCGCAACCCTATCGCGGACGAGCGCTGA
- a CDS encoding GlcG/HbpS family heme-binding protein — MSEYFLINVASSLTLDQARAVCDGTIAAGRKADLLPLTVAVLDSGANLVHFQREDGCGTVRGDIAIGKAGAALGMGIPSRTIRDRLKDRPAFQSAIAAASDGKFIPVPGGVLILNSAGQAIGAVGVSGDASDRDEAAAIVGIKVAGLISNPSEPAENWQNAAL, encoded by the coding sequence ATGAGTGAGTACTTTCTGATCAACGTCGCCTCAAGCCTGACATTGGATCAGGCTCGCGCGGTCTGCGACGGAACAATCGCTGCCGGAAGAAAAGCCGATCTGTTGCCGTTGACCGTAGCGGTCCTCGATTCAGGCGCCAACCTCGTCCACTTCCAGCGTGAAGATGGCTGCGGCACCGTCAGGGGAGACATCGCGATCGGCAAAGCGGGTGCGGCACTTGGCATGGGGATTCCAAGCCGGACCATTCGCGACCGTCTGAAAGACCGTCCCGCCTTCCAATCGGCGATCGCCGCGGCGTCCGACGGCAAATTCATCCCCGTTCCCGGCGGCGTGCTGATCCTGAACTCCGCAGGCCAGGCCATCGGCGCGGTAGGTGTGAGCGGAGATGCTTCGGACCGGGACGAAGCCGCGGCAATCGTCGGTATCAAGGTCGCGGGCCTGATCTCGAATCCGTCCGAGCCGGCCGAGAACTGGCAAAACGCGGCGCTCTGA